From a region of the Dictyostelium discoideum AX4 chromosome 2 chromosome, whole genome shotgun sequence genome:
- a CDS encoding TRAF-type zinc finger-containing protein (meprin and TRAF homology (MATH) domain-containing protein), protein MIDYKINEILVKQLNDDYNCSICVDPVLNSLPLEQHQALSCKNGHLLCQACWGKQLALRKECCICKIKVESISELCRNIFLEKGFRNKKVHCPNGFENFKVDEKLIKDESDGCKSVITIDQLESHLRECEFVFIECPNDPIRCKDKFRKNQTDKHMNKCQYVTINCEHCKEPVIKNDMPTHIENDCSIISLECEFCKDKFGRRSLENHIANECPNVVIDCPHKEGGCTARIKRCYLSQHLTEEDNHIRYMQKIIEKHRIQVEESDRIIKKLRVDYKELEKRVEITSRYKGNWTIENWSQKLTHYPNNERLKSPYFCIGSKSFYVGLYPNGFNQTNAGFMSIFLHLYEKPSTSTTVVRFSFELLHSDPTKSLKFEKSNKYTENKGSGFSQFIDIKMINNFIIDGKLTINIDVEVIPPSSSLVTK, encoded by the exons atgatagattataaaattaatgaaattttagttaaacaattaaatgatGACTATAATTGTTCAATTTGTGTAGATCCAGTATTAAATAGTTTACCATTAGAACAACATCAAGCACTTTCTTGTAAAAATGGTCATTTATTATGTCAAGCTTGTTGGGGTAAACAATTAGCATTAAGAAAAGAATGTTgcatttgtaaaataaaagttgAAAGTATTAGCGAACTTTGTAGAAATAT atttttagaaaaaggatttagaaataaaaaagttcATTGTCCAAAtggatttgaaaattttaaagttgatgaaaagttaataaaagaTGAAAGTGATGGATGTAAATCAGTGATAACTATAGATCAATTAGAATCTCATCTTAGGGAATGCGAATTTGTATTTATAGAATGTCCAAATGATCCAATTAGATGTAAAGATAAATTTAGAAAGAATCAAACCGATAAACATATGAACAAATGTCAATATGTTACAATCAATTGCGAACATTGTAAAGAACCAGTGATAAAGAATGATATGCCAACACATATCGAGAATGATTGTTCCATCATCTCATTGGAATGCGAATTTTGTAAAGATAAATTTGGTAGACGTTCATTAGAGAACCATATAGCTAATGAATGTCCAAACGTAGTTATCGATTGTCCTCATAAAGAGGGTGGTTGTACTGCTAGAATCAAGAGATGCTATCTTTCACAACATCTCACCGAAGAAGATAACCATATCAGATATATGCaaaaaatcattgaaaaacATAGAATTCAAGTAGAGGAATCAGATCGTATCATTAAGAAACTTCGAGTCGACTATAAAGAATTGGAAAAACGTGTAGAGATTACCTCTCGTTACAAAGGAAATTGGACCATTGAAAATTGGTCTCAAAAACTCACTCACTATCCAAATAATGAACGCTTAAAATCCCCTTACTTTTGTATTGGTTCAAAGAGTTTTTATGTTGGTTTATATCCAAATGGTTTCAATCAAACAAATGCTGGTTTCATGAGTATCTTTTTACATCTCTATGAAAAACCTTCAACTTCAACCACTGTCGTTAGATTTAgttttgaattattacaTTCAGATCCaacaaaatctttaaaatttg aaaaatcaaataaatatactGAAAATAAAGGTAGTGGATTTAGTCAATTTATagatataaaaatgattaataaCTTTATTATTGATGGAAAACTcacaattaatattgatgTTGAAGTTATACCACCAAGTAGTTCATTggttacaaaataa
- a CDS encoding PHD zinc finger-containing protein, with amino-acid sequence MTKRKEDISGNDTSNLPIPNVDPSNTNSNLPQKRQRRPSSEYLESQLPKTNLKNKRGVINDDYCSGCGDGGDLLCCDNCQASFHLICLNPPLNEIPSGDWFCDSCTYKKQQQQQKTKQPPAQQHQHQHQHQQSNKTIPSSKQKNDIQDTMINLVDSLSSRNPTSFQLPREYTKSNNNNINNKFIKNIIKTSSKKKGCQSCKDSSNQTDIVQCNRCNSCFHTFCLEPPLIYKPSYWICPKHNDYTSPSAYSSIRNTRRPGEQHQYIDDDDHDGEEEIEIENNSNNNNIDNNDNDNHQEEKYESEEGAEYDKNRRNQKYINTGLKRKSLNDIDNNSNNSNNSNNNNKNNNCSFISSLFQKSSHNVDNNFKNSEYFEMTKSPSPPYTPTITAKSTGTGVGTVTGTGTGTNTNTNTNTNTNTGTGVIILKKRPSLDSGSQITPISNNINNNNNTTTTTTTTTANTNTNTNTTTTGTSTSTNNQSPFLTKLQQQQKVKEDYLKDKEKEKKKKENYDQFMISSPPLKKNNNNNNNNNPPQFTEKFKLDFSDVFNKQTFNNHYKPSPKNPFYENIYRNSKTIDQLYDNQLIQQLFGEENAKILQNNLTQIPTKLTKIPITSPSQSLSTAQLISSNGVTPTTTTTPTPTTTTTIEPTKSNISPTNPPTTRRTSLPKSPNLQPNNKSINKNTNINNNNNNLNNNNYPNNNNNNNNNNNNNNNNNNNNNNNNNNNNNNNEQAMSQLEILLEEQRKLSVASMPSEFGIIPTDVLQQPIDSCNSIVMSSLSPLFTQFLAWQRLMQINHQIFQLRNNFPNPSTPIFTPQQQHFNNVSNVDLNNNSNNNIPNNNNNIPNNNNNDSNNNNDPNNNNNNNNNNNNNNNNNNNNNNNNNNNNNNNNNNNINGKINGNTANEEIKPFNKNKK; translated from the exons atgACCAAAAGAAAAGAAGATATAAGTGGTAATGATACttcaaatttaccaattcCAAATGTAGACCCAAGtaatacaaattcaaatctCCCTCAAAAAAGGCAAAGAAGGCCTTCTTCAGAATATTTAGAATCAcaattg ccaaaaaccaatttaaaaaataaaagggGAGTTATAAATGATGATTATTGTAGTGGatgtggtgatggtggtgatttaTTATGTTGTGATAATTGCCAAGCATCATTCCATTTAATCTGCTTAAATCCaccattaaatgaaattccTTCTGGTGATTGGTTTTGTGATTCATgtacatataaaaaa caacagcaacaacaaaaaacaaaacaaccCCCAgctcaacaacatcaacatcaacatcaacatcaacaatcaaataaaacaataccGTCTagtaaacaaaaaaatgatataCAGGATACAATGATTAATCTGGTTGATTCATTATCTTCAAGAAATCCAACTTCTTTTCAATTACCAAGAGAATATacaaaaagtaataataataatattaataataagtTTATCAAAA atataattaaaacaagTTCAAAGAAAAAAGGATGTCAATCATGTAAAGATAGTTCAAATCAAACTGATATTGTGCAATGTAATAGGTGTAATAGTTGTTTTCATACATTTTGTTTAGAGCCACCATTAATATATAAACCATCATATTGGATTTGTCCAAAGCATAATGATTATACTTCACCATCTGCTTATTCATCAATTAGAAATACTCGAAGACCAGGTGAACAACATCAATAtatagatgatgatgatcatGATGGTGAGGAAGAaatagaaattgaaaataatagtaataataataatattgataataatgataacgACAATCACCAAGAAGAAAAATATGAAAGTGAAGAAGGAGCAgaatatgataaaaatagGAGGAaccaaaaatatattaatacaGGTTTAAAAAGgaaatcattaaatgatattgataataatagtaataatagtaataatagtaataataataataaaaataataattgtagtTTTATATCAAGTTTATTTCAAAAGAGTTCACACAATgtagataataattttaaaaatagtgaatattttgaaatgacaaaatcaccatcaccaccatatACACCAACAATCACAGCTAAAAGCACAGGTACAGGTGTAGGTACAGTTACAGGTACAGGTACAggtacaaatacaaatacaaatacaaacacaaatacaaatacaggCACAGGTGTGATAATACTGAAAAAACGACCATCATTGGATAGTGGATCACAAATAACACCAATATCAaataacatcaacaacaacaacaacaccaccaccactactaccactaccactgccaacaccaacaccaacaccaacaccacaaccacaggaacatcaacatcaacaaataatCAATCACCATTTTTAACGAAattacagcaacaacaaaagGTAAAAGaggattatttaaaagataaagaaaaggagaaaaaaaagaaagaaaactATGACCAATTTATGATATCGTCACCACcactcaaaaaaaataataacaataacaacaacaacaaccctCCACAATTTAccgaaaaatttaaattggatTTCTCAGATGTATTCAATAAACAAACATTTAATAATCATTATAAACCTTCACCAAAGAATCCATTCtatgaaaatatttatagGAATAGTAAAACAATTGATCAACTTTatgataatcaattaattcaacaattatttGGTGAAGAAAATGCAAAAATACTTCAAaat aatttaactCAAATACCGacaaaattaacaaaaatacCAATAACATCACCATCACAATCTCTATCTACAGCCCAATTAATATCTAGCAATGGTgtaacaccaacaacaacaacaacaccaacaccaacaacaacaacaacaatagaaccaacaaaatcaaatatttcacCAACTAATCCACCAACTACAAGGAGAACATCTCTACCAAAATCACCAAACCTtcaaccaaataataaatcaataaataaaaacactaatatcaataataacaataataatctaaataataataattatccaaataataataataataataataataataataataataataataataataataataataataataataataataataataataataataataatgaacaagCAATGAGTCAACTTGAGATATTATTAGAAGAACAAAGAAAATTATCGGTTGCCTCAATGCCATCGGAATTTGGAATCATTCCAACTGATGTTTTACAACAACCAATCGATTCCTGTAATTCTATTGTTATGTCAAGTCTTTCACCATTATTCACTCAGTTTTTGGCATGGCAAAGGTTAATGCAAATAAATCACCAGATTTTCCAGTTACGAAATAATTTTCCAAATCCTTCAACACCAATTTTTacacctcaacaacaacatttcAATAATGTTTCAAATgtagatttaaataataattcaaataataatattccaaataataataataatattccaaataataataataatgattcaaataacaataacgatccaaacaataataataataataataataataataataataataataataataataataataataataataataataataataataataataataataataataataatatcaatggTAAAATTAATGGAAATACTGCGAATGAGGAAATCAAACcattcaataaaaataaaaaataa
- the apm2 gene encoding clathrin-adaptor medium chain AP-2 produces the protein MISALFLMNGKGEVLISRIYRDDISRGVANAFRLEVIGSQETRSPVKLIGSTSFMYIKVGNIYIVGVSRQNVNACMVFEVLHQLVDIFKSYFDNLDEDSIRNNFVLVYELLDEILDFGYPQNCSTDVLKLYITQGQGKLKSLDKLKQDKISKITIQATGTTPWRTPDIKYKRNELYIDVVESVNLLMSAEGNILRADVSGQVMMKCFLSGMPECKFGMNDKVIMDREKSTNGGSAARSGARRANGIEIDDITFHQCVRLGKFDSDRTVSFIPPDGEFELMRYRTTEHINLPFKVIPIVREMGRTRLECSVTVKSNFSSKMFGANVKVIIPTPKNTAVCKIVVAAGKAKYMPEQDAIIWRIRRFPGDTEFTLRAEVELMASVNLDKKAWSRPPISMEFQVTMFTASGFSVRFLKVVEKSNYTPIKWVRYLTKAGTYQNRI, from the exons atGATTAGTGCATTATTCTTAATGAATGGAAAAGGAGAGGTGTTAATATCACGTATCTATAGAGATGATATTAG CCGTGGTGTTGCAAATGCATTCAGATTAGAAGTTATTGGATCTCAAGAAACAAGATCACcagtaaaattaattggatCAACTTCATTTATGTATATTAAAGTTggtaatatttatattgttgGTGTATCAAGACAAAATGTTAATGCATGTATGGTATTCGAAGTATTACACCAATTGGTTgacatttttaaatcatatttCGATAATTTAGATGAAGATTCAATTagaaataattttgttttagtTTATGAGTTATTAGAtg aaattttagattttggTTACCCACAAAATTGTTCAACAGATGtattaaaactttatatTACTCAAGGTCaaggaaaattaaaatcacttGATAAA ttaaaacaagataaaatttcaaagattACAATTCAAGCAACAGGTACAACACCATGGAGAACACcagatattaaatataagaGAAATGAACTTTATATTGATGTTGTGGAGAGTGTAAATTTGTTAATGTCAGCAGAAGGTAATATATTAAGAGCAGATGTATCAGGACAGGTTATGATGAAATGTTTCCTTTCTGGTATGCCAGAATGTAAATTTGGTATGAATGATAAGGTTATTATGGATAGAGAGAAATCAACAAATGGTGGTAGTGCCGCTAGAAGTGGAGCACGTCGTGCAAATGGTATTGAAATCGATGATATTACATTCCATCAATGTGTACGTCTTGGTAAGTTTGATAGTGATCGTACAGTAAGTTTCATTCCACCAGATGGTGAATTCGAATTGATGCGTTATCGTACCACTGAACATATCAATCTACCATTCAAAGTTATACCAATCGTTAGAGAGATGGGTAGAACTCGTTTAGAGTGCTCCGTCACtgttaaatcaaattttagtAGTAAAATGTTTGGTGCAAATGTTAAAGTAATCATTCCAACACCTAAAAATACCGCTGTCTGTAAGATTGTCGTTGCAGCTGGTAAGGCTAAATATATGCCAGAACAAGATGCTATCATTTGGAGAATTAGAAGATTCCCTGGTGATACTGAATTCACTCTCAGAGCTGAAGTTGAACTTATGGCATCCGTTAATCTCGATAAAAAAGCTTGGTCACGTCCACCAATCTCTATGGAATTCCAAGTTACTATGTTCACTGCCTCTGGTTTCTCTGTTCGTTTCCTTAAAGTCGTtgaaaaaagtaattatacACCAATTAAATGGGTTAGATATTTAACAAAAGCTGGTACCTATCAAAATcgtatttaa
- the scfd2 gene encoding Sec1-like family protein, whose protein sequence is MDNNNSNNIKLKNNFEKRFQEIENELRDSHIGLDENFYTSINDNIGISKLIRLSKSIYIAKDDDNDENIDKEKETQQHQIFTTQEYENGIEIHDINNRLVFFCSDYLWNCENHIKSLLKIYSINNCIIYCGLSELAHISHPNSSKSKSKSINNLPNFQNFKNKFIEKMKLSFKKENQDINHDGHDDDDDDEYYQDELPDISCTIKYFPLCYSQPFKNFFTIPIQKSLFPSNYFINDLKLNEYKLNKMPEEIQDNVHKSIYSFLSFLNEMKLGSVSGEDLNIYPIGPFSSYLAHEIQTTLATITNQQQDDYHPISLLLIDRTLDLVGPSLHSENSMDRIYFSTTTPLNKSNNNNNNNNNNNNNNNNDQLNNYQPIINIETFFDNDNKIVSESSINECPRIISTINGSDIERHQNLDNTNNNNTSGESSVRLWDSLITKSLKDVIMILKRRLVEIISKENINVDISSIAGPTNIQSLIALVNVLKDGDNNGDYDDSDDNDDDGNDDGDDNGDNHNHMLMYRYNDIIEAVAAVEQTINLSSQFHWDQLLSIEKILLLSSGYELEEEDEDDEDDEDEENEDNSEPSILSQICDIIETPISGGGGDDKYYSIQEILILCVMAYSIKGLTSKLSQKHLNSLSSLNISNSVSNNNSSNSNLSGSGSVNDNNSVSTLEKIPIFSDSDEQRLINCLSDKILKENIYKDLKFLNRESNNNNNNNDNEEKEEEEEEEEEEEDDENIIDKNELNEILKKKVLSKLKSIGIIRQKYLNEHKSLISGGGSSMMGATYSSLLSQLVKSLFENSVSTGGKDIKDFEKFNSSSLVGYLLGKTNWMGRSKKREKPLDNRKVLIYVLGGITFTELKELTDLFEKTLKSSQYKEFSNHQFLIGSNQILTPLKLFNHLFINENKK, encoded by the exons atggataataataattcaaataatattaaattaaagaataattttgaaaaaaggTTTCAAGagattgaaaatgaattaagaGATAGTCATATTGGATTAGATGAAAACTTTTATACatcaataaatgataatattggtattagtaaattaattagattatcaaaatcaatatatatagcgaaagatgatgataatgatgaaaacattgataaagagaaagagactcaacaacatcaaatatTTACAACACAAGAATATGAAAATGGTATTGAAATTcatgatataaataatagattaGTATTCTTTTGTTCAGATTATTTATGGAATTGTGAAAATcatataaaatcattattaaagatttattcaattaataactGTATAATTTATTGTGGTCTATCTGAACTTGCACATATTAGTCATCCAAAttcttcaaaatcaaaatcaaaatcaattaataatttaccaaactttcaaaattttaaaaataaattcattgaaaaaatgaaattatcttttaaaaaagaaaatcaagataTCAATCATGATGGtcatgatgatgatgatgatgatgaatattaTCAAGATGAATTACCAGATATATCATgtacaattaaatatttcccTTTATGTTATAGTCaaccatttaaaaatttctttactattccaattcaaaaatcattatttccttcaaattattttattaatgatttaaa attaaatgaatataaattaaataaaatgccAGAAGAAATTCAAGATAATGTTCATAAAagtatttattcatttttatcatttttaaatgaaatgaaattggGGTCAGTGTCAGGAGAAGATTTAAATATCTATCCAATTGGACCATTTTCAAGTTATTTAGCACATGAAATTCAAACCACCTTAGCCACTATaacaaatcaacaacaagatGATTATCATccaatatctttattattaattgatagaACTTTAGATTTAGTTGGTCCATCATTACATTCTGAAAATTCAATGGatagaatttatttttcaactacaacaccattaaataaatcaaataataataataataataataataataataataataataataataatgatcaacttaataattatcaaccaataattaatattgaaacattttttgataatgataataaaatagttAGTGAATCAAGTATTAATGAATGTCCAAGGATtatatcaacaattaatggTAGTGATATTGAACGTCATCAAAATCTTGAtaataccaacaacaacaataccaGTGGTGAAAGTAGTGTTAGATTATGGGATAGTTTAATTACAAAGAGTTTAAAAGATGttataatgatattaaagaGAAGATTAGTTGAAATCATTTCAAAAGAGAATATAAATGTTGATATTTCAAGTATTGCTGGTCCAACTAATATTCAATCTTTAATTGCTTTagtaaatgttttaaaagatggtgataataatggCGATTatgatgatagtgatgataatgatgatgatggtaatgatgatggtgatgataatggtgataatcataatcatatGTTAATGTATAGGTATAATGATATAATAGAAGCTGTTGCTGCAGTTGAACAAactattaatttatcatcacAGTTTCATTGGGATCaactattatcaattgaaaaaattctattattaaGCTCAGGTTATGAATTAGAAGAGgaggatgaagatgatgaagatgatgaagatgaagaaaatgaagataataGTGAACCATCAATACTATCACAAATTTGTGATATAATTGAAACACCAAttagtggtggtggaggtgatgataaatattattcaattcAAGAGATTTTAATCCTATGTGTTATGGCATATTCAATCAAAGGTTTGACCTCAAAATTATCtcaaaaacatttaaattcattatcatctttaAATATTAGCAATAGtgttagtaataataatagtagtaatagtaatctcagtggtagtggtagtgtcAATGACAATAATTCTGTATCAACACTCGAAAAGATACCAATATTCTCAGATTCAGATGAACAAAGATTAATCAATTGTTTATcagataaaattttaaaggaaaatatttataaagatttaaaatttttaaatagagaatcaaataataataataataacaatgataacgaagaaaaagaagaagaagaagaagaagaagaagaagaagaagatgatgaaaatattattgacaagaatgaattaaatgaaattttaaagaaaaaagtattaagtaaacttaaatcaattggaattattagacaaaaatatttaaatgaacataaatcattaataagtggtggtggtagttcaATGATGGGTGCAACTTATTCAAGTTTATTAAGTCAATTGGtgaaatcattatttgagAATAGTGTTTCAACGGGTGGTAAAGAtattaaagattttgaaaAGTTTAATTCATCCTCTTTGGTTGGTTATCTATTAGGTAAAACAAATTGGATGGGTAGATCAAAGAAAAGAGAGAAACCATTGGATAATAGAAAGGTTTTAATATACGTTTTAGGGGGTATCACTTTCACTGAACTCAAGGAGTTAACTGATCTCTTTGAAAAAACTCTAAAATCATCCCAATATAAAGAATTTTCAAATCATCAATTCTTAATTGgttcaaatcaaattttaacacctttaaaattatttaatcatttatttataaatgaaaataaaaaataa